The Algoriphagus halophilus sequence AATACATAAATTCCAAGACCTACATAAAGCGGTTTTTTTCTTCCATATTTATCCAGTAGGGGACCATAAAACAATTGGCCGATTGCAATTCCTACTAGGTACGCAGTCAATGACAATTGAATATTGGCAATAGGAGTCTCCAATTCCCTGGCCATTGCTGGAAATCCAGGTAAATACATGTCTATGGAAAATGGGCTGATGGTACAAAGAGCTCCTAGAACCAAGACAATTTTGAAGTATTCCTTTTTTGAAATCTGTTTTTTCAACAAAAATTGGTTTAATCCCTAATAATCTTTGACTTCCAACAGGCAAAAGGCTTATTGAGTTCGTAAAATTCAGTCAAATATTTTAACAAAAAAATAATTAGGTTCCGGAAATTTTGAAAATCAAGCAATGAGTTAGAAAAAGTAAGTTTGCTTTTCCGTTTAGGAATGAAAGATTCGGGCAAGCGGAATAGTCAGAATAGATAATTTTTTGCACTTATTGATCTTCCATGATTTTTGTAATGGTCAACCCTTCACTTCCTGCGTAAAAGACAATTATTTCAGCAGGGATAGTTCCCCGGTTCTCCCCATAATGCACGGTATTCACTACTTCAATGATGGGGTCGCCAGCTTTCATATTTAGCTGATTTCCAAATTCATCTTCTACAAACAGCTCCCCTTTGGTTAATACTCCCGCATTAATTACTGGGTGGATATGTTTGGGAAGGGAGGAACCGGGAGGTATGGTGATTTTTAAGATAGAAATCTTGGGTTTTCCTTCAGGATAATCGGGGATTATCGTTCCATTCCAACTCAATTCGGAAGAAATGAGGATCTCGGATTCGTTTTTTAATTGGGAGCCCTTGGTGATCAGGTAGGTCGAAATCGAAGAGAGGATCATCAAGAGTAGGACTAAAAATGGCTTAAAGCTGAGCATAAGGATGGGGAATAGTTTTAAATAGGAATTGAAGTTATACCAAAAATAATTAGACCACTTAGTAAAATAGGCTTGTGAATCAATTGAATAAGTGTCAAATTAGGAAAACTGCCTTATTTATAAAATTGTATTTCGATGGGATAAATAGGCAATAAATAACCCAAAATAAACCTATGTCGAGTATCCGATTACCAAGCATCGTTGGTTTGATGCTGCTGGTTTTTGCCTGCACAAGTACCCAGAAAGAGGATCTGAATGCCATTTCCCCTCCTTTAAGCCCTGCTGAGGAACAAGCTACTTTTCAATTAGAACCTGGTTTCAAAATCCAATTAGTTGCTGCTGAACCAATGGTACAAGAGCCAGTAGCTATACAATTTGATGAAGATGGGCGGATGTGGGTAATAGAAATGCGGGGCTATATGGTAGATATAGAAGGAAATGACGAAGACCAACCCATCGGTAGAATTTCTATTTTGGAAGATCAAGATGGGGATGGAGAGATGGATAAATCCACTGTTTATTTAGATAGTTTGGTAATGCCCAGGTCAATAGGGCTTTTCAAAGGAGGTGCCTTGGTTGCTGAAAATAATGCACTTTGGATCACCGAAGATCTGGATGGAGATCTAAAAGCAGATACTAAAATCTTATTGGATGCTACCTATTCTCAAAATGGAGTAGTAGAGCATACAGATAACGGATTACTCAGAACAGTTGATAATTGGTATTACAGTGCTAAATCCAGATTGCGATATCGATTAAAGGGGGATGAATGGATTCGCGACAGTACTGAGTTTAGAGGTCAGTGGGGAATTTCTCAAGATGATAAAGGCAGACTGATTTATAATTACAATTGGTCCCAGCTCCATGGAGATCTTGTTCCTCCCAATTATCTTTTCACCAACCCCAACCATACCCCTTCTACCGGGATTGATTATGGGTTAACAATTGATCGAAGGGTTTATCCCATTCGGCCGAACCATGCAGTAAACAGAGGCTATATTCCTGGCACCCTGGACCAAGAAGGAAGGCTTTTGGAATTCACTTCTGCTTGTGCTCCTACAGTATATAGAAGCGCTTTGTTTCCCCAAGAATATTTAGGAAATATTTTCGTCATGGAGAATGCAGGGAATTTGGTAAAGAGAAATGTGGTAAAGGAAAATGGCAATTACCTGGAAGCACATGATCCAAATCCAGGTAGAGAATTTTTAGCCTCTTCCGATGAGAGATTCCGACCTGTGAATGGTTACGTTGGACCTGATGGCGCCTTATATATTGTAGATATGTACCGCGGGATCATTCAACACCTGGATTATATGACGGAGTATTTAAGGGAGCAAACTATTCAAAGAAAACTAGACGCTCCTGTTCATATGGGGAGAATTTGGAGAATAGTTCCTGCCGATACTGATCCTAAAAAAGTGGAGAAACTTTCTTCTAAATCAGATTCAGAACTAGTAGCCTACCTGGGTCATTCAGATGGTTGGTACCGGGATATGGCACAGCGATTATTGGTGGAAAATAATGATGAAAGCCAGGTACCGGTATTAAAGGAGATTGTTCTGAACTCCTCTAATGAGTTGGGAGCTTTTCATGCCCTTTGGACGCTGGAAGGAATGGGACAAGCGGATGAGGGATTTTTATTGGAAGTTTTAGACCATAATTCTGAGTTGATACAAAGTGCAGCTCTTCGA is a genomic window containing:
- a CDS encoding cupin domain-containing protein; translated protein: MLSFKPFLVLLLMILSSISTYLITKGSQLKNESEILISSELSWNGTIIPDYPEGKPKISILKITIPPGSSLPKHIHPVINAGVLTKGELFVEDEFGNQLNMKAGDPIIEVVNTVHYGENRGTIPAEIIVFYAGSEGLTITKIMEDQ
- a CDS encoding DUF7133 domain-containing protein; the encoded protein is MSSIRLPSIVGLMLLVFACTSTQKEDLNAISPPLSPAEEQATFQLEPGFKIQLVAAEPMVQEPVAIQFDEDGRMWVIEMRGYMVDIEGNDEDQPIGRISILEDQDGDGEMDKSTVYLDSLVMPRSIGLFKGGALVAENNALWITEDLDGDLKADTKILLDATYSQNGVVEHTDNGLLRTVDNWYYSAKSRLRYRLKGDEWIRDSTEFRGQWGISQDDKGRLIYNYNWSQLHGDLVPPNYLFTNPNHTPSTGIDYGLTIDRRVYPIRPNHAVNRGYIPGTLDQEGRLLEFTSACAPTVYRSALFPQEYLGNIFVMENAGNLVKRNVVKENGNYLEAHDPNPGREFLASSDERFRPVNGYVGPDGALYIVDMYRGIIQHLDYMTEYLREQTIQRKLDAPVHMGRIWRIVPADTDPKKVEKLSSKSDSELVAYLGHSDGWYRDMAQRLLVENNDESQVPVLKEIVLNSSNELGAFHALWTLEGMGQADEGFLLEVLDHNSELIQSAALRILDKLAKEEEGIRRRLGEKMIEVSKNAGKSTDLQLALSAYALSDQDARQVLLEVLSKQGEDALIRDAAMSSLTNREYDFLQAIWKDATWNDLKPAHEIFLEMLTASIVKKADQNEIKGLLALVDIPELSWKEQTVLSSLAIQSANSPEKGFVSYRAEPSIFQRTDLPIDSQRMGMLKSLFTWPGFHPDEVEAVAGTLDASALKQFADGRQKFLVSCASCHGSDGRGENRMGPPLVNSEWVLGDEKRLSLILLHGLEGPIEVDGKKYDAPEILPVMPAHSTMDDASIAAILTYIRNEWGNQAPPISRRTVGGMRLTTQGRVYPWSAEELNQHIENLE